The following are encoded in a window of Amphibacillus xylanus NBRC 15112 genomic DNA:
- a CDS encoding thioredoxin family protein yields the protein MEPFKELPNMNEIEAFVLNHKLAFLFISKPNCSVCHSLLPQIKTVMKQYPQIKTGQVNTDHVPEIAGRYNIFTVPVLILFYQGKEYLREARFVPIAPFNEKIKRIVDGVNN from the coding sequence GTGGAACCATTTAAAGAATTGCCAAACATGAACGAGATTGAAGCATTTGTATTAAATCACAAACTGGCTTTCTTATTTATCTCAAAACCAAATTGTAGTGTATGTCACAGCCTCTTACCACAAATTAAAACAGTCATGAAGCAATATCCACAAATAAAAACAGGACAAGTAAATACAGATCATGTCCCTGAAATTGCAGGACGATATAATATCTTTACTGTTCCAGTATTAATTTTATTCTATCAAGGTAAAGAATATTTACGTGAAGCAAGATTTGTCCCGATTGCACCATTTAATGAAAAAATCAAACGAATAGTTGATGGCGTCAACAATTAA
- a CDS encoding HAD family hydrolase, translating into MITEKILFLDIDGTILLPDHTIQASTIEAIKQVKARGVKVFLATGRPLHEISQLTEKLGINSCIGYNGAYAVDQGKEIYSKPMDRQLVSHFVETTKKLDEDFVFYTNQANLFSNLDKPYIKHFFNYFDLTKNEIYTDTNQDSILGGTVINVKEDHLKHYQRESIFLSEVNVDGMRDSYDIIQDTTNKGEAIKFILNEYDLNPEQAIAFGDGLNDREMLTSVGHSFAMGNANPELFKYARYKTTSVTDNGIFNGLKQLGLVN; encoded by the coding sequence ATGATCACTGAAAAAATATTATTTTTAGATATAGACGGGACGATATTATTACCAGACCATACGATTCAAGCCTCAACGATCGAGGCAATTAAACAAGTAAAAGCACGTGGAGTTAAAGTGTTTTTAGCAACTGGTCGTCCACTTCATGAAATTAGTCAATTGACTGAAAAACTCGGGATCAATAGTTGCATTGGCTATAATGGTGCATATGCTGTTGATCAAGGAAAAGAAATTTACTCAAAACCAATGGATCGACAGCTTGTGAGCCACTTTGTTGAAACAACAAAAAAGTTAGATGAAGACTTTGTATTCTATACGAATCAAGCAAACCTATTTTCCAATCTTGATAAACCCTATATTAAACATTTCTTCAATTATTTCGACTTAACCAAAAATGAAATTTATACAGATACAAATCAAGATTCTATCTTAGGTGGAACTGTGATAAATGTTAAAGAAGATCATCTAAAGCATTATCAAAGAGAATCAATCTTTTTATCGGAAGTAAATGTAGATGGAATGAGGGATTCTTACGATATTATTCAAGATACGACGAACAAAGGCGAGGCGATTAAATTTATTCTTAACGAATACGATCTTAATCCAGAACAGGCGATTGCATTCGGCGATGGCTTAAATGATCGAGAAATGTTAACCTCAGTAGGACATAGCTTCGCAATGGGAAATGCTAACCCAGAACTGTTTAAATATGCTCGTTATAAAACAACATCTGTTACCGATAATGGTATTTTTAATGGTTTAAAACAACTCGGTTTAGTTAATTAG
- a CDS encoding cytochrome c biogenesis CcdA family protein, with amino-acid sequence MSNLELSATLALGAGIVSFLSPCTLPLFPAYLSYITGVSVKDLMVHRRQSHMHMTILIHSIVFLLGLSVVYFSLGIGVSVFGQWLQGLLIGRTGLLIQRLTGILLIMTGLVIGGWLTIPIMMKQYTLPRVKRPVGMLRSFFVGFGFSASWTPCIGPIFTSILLITGSNPTQGLLYTSLYIIGFSLPFIIFSFFLGYAKWLIKYSEKVIKLGGALIVIYGLLLFSGQLTKLSNVLLRMIQESWFSNLG; translated from the coding sequence ATGAGTAATCTTGAATTATCAGCAACACTTGCTTTAGGTGCGGGAATTGTTTCTTTTTTGTCACCATGTACATTACCGCTTTTTCCAGCGTATTTATCTTATATTACCGGCGTTAGTGTTAAAGATCTCATGGTTCATCGGCGTCAGTCTCATATGCATATGACGATACTGATTCATTCTATCGTATTTCTATTAGGTCTATCGGTAGTCTACTTTAGTTTAGGGATTGGTGTGTCTGTATTTGGTCAATGGCTCCAAGGGCTTTTGATAGGAAGAACAGGCTTACTCATCCAAAGGTTAACCGGCATTTTGCTAATCATGACAGGGTTAGTCATAGGTGGCTGGCTGACAATTCCAATCATGATGAAGCAATACACACTCCCAAGAGTAAAACGACCTGTTGGCATGTTGAGGAGCTTTTTTGTAGGCTTTGGTTTTTCTGCTAGTTGGACGCCTTGTATAGGTCCGATCTTTACTTCAATCTTACTGATTACGGGATCAAATCCTACTCAAGGTCTGCTTTATACGAGTTTATATATTATTGGTTTTTCATTACCATTTATAATTTTTAGTTTTTTCCTAGGCTATGCGAAGTGGCTGATTAAGTATAGCGAAAAAGTCATTAAATTAGGTGGCGCTCTAATCGTCATATATGGTCTGTTATTATTTTCAGGCCAGTTGACGAAATTATCGAATGTGTTACTACGAATGATCCAAGAATCATGGTTCTCTAATTTGGGATAG
- a CDS encoding tyrosine-type recombinase/integrase, with amino-acid sequence MSATEPIKDVDKIRSMIEASKVSPTRNYCFVLLALHTGLRMKDLLQLKKKDVYEGDEIRTFLNLSLYPNSPIYINPQLKELIDRYVTSENLGMDDYVFQSKEAKEPISRQQASRIIKKVAKRHGIEGSINMHTLRKTYAYHAYRNGIAISLIQKRLHQRTIMTTKRYIGLDNLNPTGIKVDVRF; translated from the coding sequence ATGTCAGCTACCGAACCGATCAAAGATGTTGATAAGATTAGATCAATGATTGAAGCGAGTAAAGTTAGTCCAACACGAAATTACTGTTTTGTTTTGTTAGCGCTTCATACAGGATTACGAATGAAAGACTTATTACAACTAAAGAAGAAAGATGTTTATGAAGGTGACGAAATTAGAACATTTTTAAATTTATCACTATATCCTAACTCACCTATATACATCAATCCACAGTTAAAAGAGTTAATAGATCGATATGTAACAAGTGAGAATTTAGGTATGGATGATTATGTCTTCCAATCAAAAGAAGCAAAGGAACCAATCTCAAGACAGCAAGCAAGCCGCATCATAAAAAAAGTTGCTAAACGACATGGGATTGAAGGATCGATTAATATGCATACACTACGGAAAACTTATGCATATCACGCATATCGAAATGGAATCGCTATCTCACTGATACAGAAACGACTTCATCAACGGACGATTATGACAACGAAACGTTATATTGGCTTGGATAATTTAAACCCTACAGGAATTAAAGTTGATGTTCGATTTTAA
- a CDS encoding Dps family protein: MAENKALKDHLNVAVATQGMLFTKLHQYHWYVKGKHFFTLHEIFEKYYDQINEYFDEFAERLLTIEGRPYSTLQEFIEHSIIKEKPYTSEMSQSEMVQSVIDDFKKIVEHASEGIELAGEADDPVTEDLYIGYKTDLEKHIWMLKAYLDK; the protein is encoded by the coding sequence ATGGCAGAAAATAAAGCATTAAAAGATCATTTAAATGTTGCAGTCGCAACACAAGGTATGTTATTTACAAAATTACATCAATATCATTGGTATGTGAAGGGAAAACATTTCTTCACATTGCATGAAATATTCGAGAAATATTACGATCAAATTAATGAATACTTTGATGAATTTGCAGAGCGCTTATTGACGATAGAAGGTCGTCCATATTCAACGCTTCAGGAGTTTATCGAGCATTCTATTATTAAAGAAAAGCCATATACATCTGAAATGAGCCAATCAGAGATGGTTCAAAGTGTGATTGACGATTTTAAGAAAATTGTTGAGCATGCTTCAGAGGGAATTGAGTTAGCAGGGGAAGCAGATGATCCTGTTACTGAAGATCTCTATATTGGTTATAAAACAGATCTAGAGAAACACATCTGGATGCTAAAAGCATACTTAGATAAATAA
- a CDS encoding Cof-type HAD-IIB family hydrolase gives MIKLIAIDLDGALLNSTGNISERNRQAILKAQEKGIEVVVATGRSFESANRPIKEAEIVCPKICVNGAEIYQENHEKLSSITMSKENIVKIIAITEAHGAYLEIYTNKGIFAKQQNEIIEILVNAIRSNHPELSEAEVQQRVNQRFQEESFLFVDSFSSILNDPTIEIVKALALCFDPQKLTTIKTALANEAELLITSSGFDNLEFNHPNAQKGIALEKFAQKRKITKEQIMAIGDNENDLSMLKYAGTSVAMANAKESIKPLVDHITTSNDQDGVALAIEAILNQN, from the coding sequence ATGATAAAATTAATTGCAATAGATTTAGATGGGGCATTATTAAATTCGACTGGGAATATTAGCGAAAGAAATAGACAAGCCATTCTCAAAGCACAAGAAAAAGGTATTGAAGTTGTAGTTGCAACTGGACGATCTTTTGAATCTGCTAACCGACCAATTAAAGAAGCCGAGATCGTTTGTCCGAAGATTTGCGTTAACGGTGCAGAAATCTATCAAGAAAATCATGAAAAATTATCTTCAATTACGATGAGTAAAGAAAACATCGTAAAAATTATTGCGATTACAGAAGCTCACGGTGCTTATCTAGAGATATACACAAATAAAGGCATTTTCGCAAAGCAACAAAATGAAATAATAGAGATTTTAGTTAATGCTATTCGTTCAAATCATCCCGAACTATCAGAGGCTGAAGTTCAACAAAGAGTTAATCAAAGATTCCAAGAAGAATCATTCCTATTTGTTGATTCGTTTTCTTCAATATTAAATGATCCAACTATCGAAATTGTTAAGGCTTTAGCATTGTGCTTTGATCCTCAAAAACTAACAACGATAAAAACAGCACTTGCAAATGAAGCTGAATTACTGATTACGTCATCCGGATTTGATAACTTAGAATTTAATCATCCCAATGCACAAAAAGGTATCGCATTAGAGAAATTCGCCCAAAAGAGAAAGATAACCAAAGAGCAAATCATGGCAATTGGTGATAATGAAAATGACCTCTCAATGCTTAAATACGCAGGCACTAGCGTTGCAATGGCGAATGCAAAAGAATCAATCAAACCATTAGTAGATCATATTACTACTTCAAATGATCAAGATGGTGTTGCACTTGCGATCGAAGCAATTTTAAATCAAAATTAA
- a CDS encoding response regulator, protein MYTVLTVDDSSFMRTWIKRILSSNQTINTIEASSGLEAILIYLKIKPDLVILDYNMPELTGLDVLKRIKSIDPKAKILMCSALGTSFNIEECLLAGAIDFVTKPEFNGLLEKVQTILND, encoded by the coding sequence ATGTATACAGTACTTACCGTTGATGATTCTTCTTTCATGAGAACATGGATTAAACGAATTTTATCAAGTAATCAGACCATCAATACAATTGAAGCATCGAGTGGACTTGAGGCAATTTTAATCTATCTAAAAATCAAACCTGATCTCGTCATTTTAGATTATAATATGCCAGAATTGACGGGTTTGGATGTATTAAAGCGGATTAAAAGCATTGATCCCAAAGCTAAAATCTTAATGTGCTCAGCACTTGGGACAAGCTTTAATATAGAAGAGTGCTTGTTGGCAGGAGCCATTGATTTTGTCACAAAGCCAGAATTTAATGGATTGTTAGAAAAAGTACAAACCATCCTTAACGATTAA
- a CDS encoding AEC family transporter → MKEREWMGWSVVSAFNQQFILSVIIISLGFIFKKMGLLKETDGAIISRLIFNLTLPALIIASFSQLELEISLIILIIAGFGFGLILALIGIFVFRKEPASYKGVLIMMIPGMNIGLFAFPLVEGIWGAEGIKYFGMLDAGNAFIVFGLTYLLGNYYLDRDEPIKFSHAVKKLTNSIPLMVYLIVFVFKILSIPFPNVVVKAASVISGANMPLSLLLLGLYLSFTFDRRYLSRLIKYLVTRYGASLFIGILIYFFLPVSEMIMMTLLIGLCLPIPLSVIPYAEEFKYDHKFVVMVSNVTILTSFVLIWLMTNLLF, encoded by the coding sequence ATGAAAGAGAGAGAATGGATGGGGTGGTCGGTTGTGTCAGCATTTAATCAACAATTTATATTATCAGTAATTATTATTAGTTTAGGTTTTATCTTTAAGAAAATGGGGTTATTAAAGGAAACAGATGGAGCAATTATATCAAGATTAATCTTTAATTTAACTTTACCTGCATTAATTATTGCATCATTTAGTCAACTAGAATTAGAAATTTCGTTAATTATCTTGATCATTGCTGGTTTTGGCTTTGGCTTAATCCTTGCATTGATCGGTATCTTTGTATTTAGGAAAGAACCGGCATCATATAAAGGTGTACTCATTATGATGATTCCTGGTATGAACATCGGCCTATTTGCATTTCCCTTAGTAGAAGGTATTTGGGGGGCAGAAGGGATTAAGTATTTCGGTATGTTAGATGCAGGTAATGCTTTTATTGTCTTCGGTTTAACATATTTACTCGGTAATTATTATTTAGACCGCGATGAACCGATAAAGTTTAGTCACGCAGTTAAGAAATTGACAAACTCTATACCATTAATGGTGTATTTAATCGTATTTGTTTTTAAAATATTGTCAATACCGTTTCCAAATGTAGTAGTGAAAGCTGCATCAGTCATTTCAGGGGCAAATATGCCGCTATCATTATTATTGTTAGGGCTTTATTTAAGCTTTACATTTGATCGACGTTATTTATCGCGATTGATTAAATATTTAGTTACAAGATATGGTGCGTCACTTTTCATTGGAATACTCATATATTTCTTTTTACCAGTTTCAGAAATGATTATGATGACTTTATTAATTGGTTTATGCTTACCAATTCCATTATCAGTTATTCCGTATGCTGAAGAGTTTAAATATGATCATAAGTTTGTTGTTATGGTATCGAATGTCACGATTTTAACGAGCTTTGTCTTGATTTGGTTGATGACTAATTTATTATTTTAA
- the pgmB gene encoding beta-phosphoglucomutase, with protein MKGVGESLKNEIAVLFDLDGVIVDTAKHHYLAWKQLADELGFDFTVEDNERLKGVSRMDSLNILLEIGNISVSESEKISLASKKNQRYVESISNMDERDILPGVKAFLYELKSNGIPFALGSASKNAPMILKKIGLYDDFSAIVDGNAINKAKPDPEVFILGAKKLNVEPENCVVFEDAQSGIEAGKRAGMKVVGVGDPKVLAGADLYIDTMEDMTLSRIKGLFF; from the coding sequence ATGAAAGGAGTTGGTGAGTCATTGAAAAATGAAATTGCCGTTTTATTTGATTTAGACGGTGTTATTGTCGATACTGCAAAGCATCATTACTTAGCTTGGAAGCAGCTTGCAGATGAGCTAGGTTTTGATTTTACAGTTGAAGATAACGAACGTCTAAAAGGTGTCAGTCGAATGGATTCGTTAAATATTCTATTAGAAATCGGTAATATTTCAGTTAGCGAATCAGAAAAAATATCCCTAGCAAGCAAAAAGAATCAACGTTATGTTGAGTCCATTTCAAATATGGATGAACGTGACATACTACCTGGCGTAAAAGCATTTTTATATGAGCTGAAATCAAATGGTATTCCTTTTGCACTTGGCTCTGCGAGTAAAAATGCACCGATGATTTTAAAAAAAATCGGATTATATGATGATTTTAGTGCTATTGTAGATGGTAACGCCATTAATAAAGCAAAGCCAGATCCTGAAGTTTTCATTTTAGGAGCTAAAAAACTTAACGTTGAACCTGAAAATTGTGTTGTATTTGAGGATGCTCAATCAGGAATCGAAGCTGGAAAACGGGCTGGAATGAAAGTTGTTGGTGTAGGTGATCCAAAAGTTTTAGCTGGAGCAGACCTTTATATTGATACGATGGAAGATATGACCTTATCGCGTATAAAAGGCTTATTTTTTTAA
- a CDS encoding glycoside hydrolase family 65 protein: MKKYLKEHEWSIIEEGFDPENHEVSESVFSIGNGHMGQRANFEETYSGDSLQGSYMAGVYYPDKTRVGWWKNGYPEYFAKVLNSTNWIGLNIIIDGEELDLYQAKVHEFVRELNMKEGYLQRTFVAELQNGKQVKVQATRFVSIVDKEIGALKYDITPINFSGTLNLTSYLDGDIKNKDANYDEKFWDPVNTWINDNQMSVTLKTKKLDFHFCSTVETQIFINGEKQKISAKPEEKLKFTSLNYDLPLTKDVTTTIYKYAANVTNRDHDTDRLETVGKTVLSQAVAKGFDVLKQEQADAWALKWRDSDIIIEGDVAAQQGIRFNIFQLNQTYTGEDERLNIGPKGFTGEKYGGSTYWDTEAYCLPFYLATADQEIARNLLIYRYNHLEKAKENARKLGFSKGALYPMVTMNGEECHNEWEITFEEIHRNGAIAYAIYNYVNYTGDQSYLGEYGIEVLIEISRFWEERVNYVPAKDVYMMLGVTGPNEYENNVDNNWYTNRIASWTLEYTIEVLDHLKATDLELYQTWIDKLELKPEEVNQWKDIINKMYYPIDEERNIFLQQDNFLNKEIIPVAELDKKHLPLNQNWSWDRILRSCFIKQADVLQGLYFLNHEFDLDTIRRNFDFYEPITVHESSLSPCVHSILACQLGYKDKAYEMYLRTARLDLDNYNNDTEDGCHTTSMAGTWMSVVQGFGGMKIRDNQLCLNPFIPGNWNSFSFKIVFRGARLMVQVDQEKVTITNESNTPVDLHVYDEQHKLNGNSTLQVAI, encoded by the coding sequence ATGAAAAAGTATTTAAAAGAACATGAGTGGTCAATTATTGAAGAAGGTTTTGACCCAGAAAATCACGAAGTTTCAGAAAGTGTCTTCAGTATTGGCAACGGCCACATGGGCCAAAGAGCAAACTTTGAAGAAACCTATTCTGGCGATTCTCTCCAAGGAAGTTATATGGCTGGTGTTTATTATCCTGACAAAACTCGGGTCGGTTGGTGGAAAAACGGTTACCCAGAATATTTCGCAAAAGTATTAAATTCCACAAACTGGATTGGATTAAACATCATCATCGACGGTGAAGAACTCGATCTTTACCAAGCAAAAGTACATGAATTTGTTCGAGAGTTAAATATGAAAGAAGGCTACTTGCAACGTACTTTTGTCGCTGAGCTTCAAAATGGTAAGCAGGTTAAAGTTCAAGCAACTCGTTTCGTTAGTATCGTTGATAAAGAGATCGGTGCACTTAAATATGACATTACACCAATTAATTTTTCCGGAACATTAAACTTAACTTCATATCTTGATGGAGATATAAAAAATAAAGATGCAAACTATGATGAAAAGTTTTGGGATCCTGTTAACACATGGATTAACGATAACCAAATGTCTGTTACTTTAAAAACGAAGAAATTAGATTTTCATTTTTGCTCAACTGTAGAAACTCAAATTTTTATTAATGGTGAAAAACAAAAGATTAGCGCTAAACCAGAAGAAAAACTTAAATTTACTAGCTTAAACTATGACTTACCACTCACTAAAGATGTAACAACGACCATCTATAAATACGCTGCAAATGTAACGAATCGGGATCATGACACTGACAGATTAGAAACCGTAGGAAAAACTGTACTAAGTCAGGCGGTTGCAAAAGGGTTTGATGTCTTAAAACAAGAACAAGCAGATGCATGGGCACTGAAATGGCGCGATAGCGATATTATTATTGAAGGTGATGTCGCAGCCCAACAAGGTATCCGCTTCAATATCTTCCAATTAAATCAGACTTACACTGGTGAAGATGAACGATTAAATATTGGTCCAAAAGGATTTACTGGTGAAAAGTATGGCGGAAGTACTTATTGGGATACAGAGGCTTACTGTTTACCATTCTACTTAGCAACAGCAGACCAAGAAATTGCTAGAAATCTATTAATTTATCGTTATAACCATCTTGAAAAGGCGAAGGAAAATGCACGAAAGCTCGGCTTTAGTAAAGGTGCGCTTTATCCGATGGTTACGATGAATGGTGAAGAATGTCATAATGAGTGGGAAATTACATTTGAAGAGATACATCGTAATGGTGCGATTGCATATGCCATCTATAATTACGTGAACTATACAGGTGATCAATCTTATCTTGGCGAGTACGGTATTGAAGTATTAATTGAAATCTCACGATTCTGGGAAGAACGTGTAAACTATGTTCCAGCTAAAGATGTCTATATGATGTTAGGTGTAACAGGACCTAATGAATACGAAAATAACGTTGACAACAACTGGTACACAAATAGAATTGCAAGTTGGACATTAGAATACACCATTGAAGTGTTAGATCACTTAAAAGCAACAGATCTTGAGCTTTATCAAACTTGGATCGACAAACTTGAGCTTAAACCAGAAGAAGTTAACCAGTGGAAAGATATCATTAATAAAATGTATTATCCAATTGATGAAGAACGAAATATTTTCTTACAGCAAGATAACTTCTTAAATAAAGAAATCATCCCTGTTGCTGAACTAGACAAAAAACATCTCCCACTAAACCAAAATTGGTCATGGGATCGAATTTTACGCTCATGCTTTATTAAGCAAGCAGATGTTTTACAGGGATTATATTTCTTAAATCACGAGTTCGATCTCGATACGATTAGGAGAAACTTTGATTTCTATGAACCAATTACAGTGCATGAATCTTCGTTATCACCTTGCGTTCACTCAATCTTAGCTTGTCAATTAGGTTACAAAGATAAAGCTTATGAAATGTATTTACGCACTGCACGACTCGACTTAGATAATTATAATAACGATACTGAAGACGGCTGTCATACAACAAGCATGGCAGGAACATGGATGTCTGTTGTACAAGGATTTGGCGGAATGAAGATAAGAGACAATCAACTTTGTCTAAATCCATTCATTCCAGGCAATTGGAACTCATTCTCGTTTAAAATTGTATTCCGTGGTGCACGCCTGATGGTTCAGGTTGATCAAGAAAAAGTCACGATCACAAACGAAAGCAATACACCTGTTGACTTACATGTATATGACGAGCAACACAAACTGAATGGAAATTCCACTTTACAAGTTGCTATATAA
- a CDS encoding transposase — MVVQYITLVSLKTSLKTLRMYLPYKQSSFIHTYDNGRIEGINNKIKVLSKVAYGYQNFYNFKKRMMIHFKFKSIETNSSEKMKKKHDMKQPFNLEVKNSR; from the coding sequence ATGGTTGTACAATATATAACGTTAGTAAGTTTGAAAACTAGTCTAAAAACTTTAAGAATGTATTTACCATATAAACAGAGTAGTTTTATTCACACATACGACAACGGTCGAATTGAAGGGATTAATAACAAGATCAAGGTACTAAGTAAAGTCGCATACGGTTATCAAAATTTTTATAATTTCAAGAAACGAATGATGATTCACTTCAAGTTTAAATCAATAGAAACTAATTCTAGTGAAAAAATGAAAAAGAAACACGATATGAAGCAGCCATTTAATTTAGAAGTGAAAAACAGCAGGTGA
- a CDS encoding YjcZ family sporulation protein — MYDYGCCYQQPVQQPTPYRYGGGFALIVVLFILLIIVGASFY; from the coding sequence ATGTATGATTACGGATGTTGCTATCAACAACCAGTTCAACAACCTACTCCATACCGTTATGGTGGTGGATTTGCCTTAATCGTCGTACTCTTTATTTTGCTTATCATTGTTGGCGCTTCTTTTTACTAA
- a CDS encoding redoxin domain-containing protein, with protein sequence MKKIIIYSAISLMLIWTIFLFLSESDRNSEGEKLIDEITEQLNEEDDFINQDLEIGVNIGQLAPDFMTNTLAGQQIKLSDYVGKQVMLNFWATWCPPCQAEVPDMERLYQEHDIEILAVNITSTEASLEDVSQFVNDNELTFKIPIDLDANISDLYFIQSIPTTFMIDSSGKIAHKIIGAMDYNMMLELFRSMD encoded by the coding sequence ATGAAAAAAATCATTATTTATAGTGCTATAAGTTTGATGTTGATTTGGACAATATTCTTATTTTTATCAGAATCTGATCGGAATAGTGAAGGAGAAAAGCTAATTGATGAAATCACAGAACAGTTAAATGAAGAAGATGATTTCATCAATCAAGATCTAGAAATCGGCGTAAATATTGGTCAATTAGCGCCAGACTTTATGACGAATACCTTAGCAGGTCAACAGATTAAATTATCAGATTATGTAGGAAAGCAAGTTATGTTGAACTTTTGGGCAACGTGGTGTCCACCTTGTCAAGCAGAGGTGCCTGATATGGAGCGACTTTACCAAGAACATGACATTGAAATATTGGCGGTAAATATTACATCAACTGAAGCAAGTTTAGAAGATGTAAGTCAATTTGTTAATGATAACGAATTAACTTTTAAAATACCAATAGATTTAGATGCCAATATATCTGATCTCTATTTCATTCAATCAATCCCGACTACTTTCATGATTGACTCGTCAGGAAAAATTGCTCATAAAATTATTGGTGCAATGGATTATAACATGATGCTCGAGTTATTTCGTTCAATGGATTAA